The following are encoded together in the Candidatus Tumulicola sp. genome:
- a CDS encoding YceI family protein: protein MNPQLQEETTYIVDPAHSTVEFIVRHLMIAKVRGRFTTFTGQVELPAVGDLPSSISATIEAASIDTREEQRDGHLRSADFFDAEKFPQLTFKSTRIHGEPDDFTIDGDLTIHGVTHPVKLNGTFEGRATDPWGNQRIGYAAHGKISRKDFGLTWNAALETGGVAVSDEVRLELNVEVLEPQKAAS from the coding sequence GTGAATCCTCAGCTGCAAGAAGAGACGACGTACATCGTCGATCCCGCCCACAGTACGGTCGAGTTTATCGTCCGCCACCTCATGATCGCCAAGGTGCGAGGCCGATTTACGACGTTTACCGGTCAAGTCGAGCTGCCGGCTGTAGGCGATCTTCCTAGCTCCATTTCGGCCACCATTGAGGCGGCGTCGATCGACACGCGCGAAGAACAGCGCGACGGGCATTTGCGCTCGGCGGACTTCTTCGACGCCGAAAAGTTCCCACAGCTTACCTTCAAGAGCACCCGCATTCACGGCGAGCCCGACGATTTCACAATCGACGGGGATCTCACGATTCACGGCGTCACGCACCCCGTGAAATTGAACGGCACGTTCGAAGGCCGCGCTACCGATCCGTGGGGCAATCAACGAATCGGGTACGCCGCGCACGGCAAAATCAGTAGAAAAGATTTCGGCCTCACCTGGAACGCCGCGCTGGAAACGGGCGGCGTCGCCGTCAGCGATGAGGTGCGCCTAGAGTTAAACGTCGAGGTGCTTGAACCGCAGAAAGCCGCCTCCTAA
- a CDS encoding cupin domain-containing protein, which produces MHAEAERLVRALKLKPHPEGGYYCETYRSGIGIATSGVARDAVTSIYYLLSDDMFSAFHRLKSDEIWHHYRGSPISIEIIESDGRHREVVIGMDDCWQAAIAAGVWFAAKPRDPQSYALVGADVAPGFDFADFEMGERQALIGAFPQHECLIERFTRS; this is translated from the coding sequence ATGCACGCAGAAGCAGAGCGCCTCGTTAGAGCGCTGAAACTCAAACCGCATCCTGAGGGCGGATACTACTGCGAAACGTATCGGAGCGGTATTGGAATCGCGACATCCGGGGTCGCCCGAGATGCCGTTACCTCCATTTACTATCTGCTATCGGATGATATGTTCTCGGCATTCCATCGTTTGAAATCCGACGAGATCTGGCACCATTACCGCGGCTCACCGATCTCGATAGAGATCATCGAAAGTGACGGGCGTCACCGCGAGGTCGTTATCGGAATGGACGATTGTTGGCAGGCTGCAATCGCCGCCGGTGTCTGGTTTGCAGCCAAGCCACGGGATCCCCAAAGCTACGCACTCGTGGGTGCCGACGTCGCGCCAGGATTTGACTTTGCGGATTTCGAGATGGGCGAGCGACAGGCGTTGATCGGGGCCTTTCCTCAACACGAGTGCTTAATCGAACGCTTTACTCGTTCGTAA
- a CDS encoding GAF domain-containing protein, translated as MDRIFFRSRREDEEALRTFAHEIPYVTDRDILLRRAAQTLDRHTDATSVDIVLHFDDNDPAIVRLRAHPQVLDLHGVKTTLRGDIGFPMTARGRLLGVIVLGARSSGERYAPDEIGAISQLATSLGAALDIFTTRDGKDGAVERLVASVDALREELIRRFPTAANENSG; from the coding sequence GTGGATCGCATCTTCTTTCGAAGCCGACGCGAAGACGAAGAAGCGCTTCGCACGTTCGCGCACGAGATACCCTACGTCACGGATCGAGATATTCTCTTGCGTCGCGCAGCCCAAACCCTCGATCGTCACACGGATGCAACGTCGGTGGATATCGTACTTCACTTCGACGATAACGATCCGGCGATCGTGCGTCTGCGAGCACATCCACAAGTGCTCGACCTTCATGGCGTGAAGACGACACTGCGCGGCGATATCGGCTTCCCAATGACCGCGCGCGGTCGCTTACTCGGCGTTATCGTGCTCGGTGCGCGCAGCTCCGGCGAAAGATACGCGCCCGACGAAATCGGCGCAATATCGCAACTCGCGACGAGTCTGGGAGCGGCACTCGATATATTCACGACTCGAGATGGAAAGGACGGCGCCGTCGAGCGCCTCGTCGCGTCGGTCGATGCTTTACGCGAGGAGCTCATCCGCCGTTTCCCCACGGCGGCTAATGAGAATTCGGGCTAG
- a CDS encoding TetR/AcrR family transcriptional regulator produces the protein MTTATLERPRIDPRVTRTRKLLREALASLLADKNFESISVQDIAAEATVNRATFYAHFTDKFDLLDSMIRDDVAKHLVQRDPLSAPDARVLLLGVGKNVFAFVGTHRRCKIDREFEPQMQRSLEAQLRDFLLARFPHCASMVIASALVGAAMDWRYQSPNEPFEPIVENMVDILVDGVAERMLEPGRSNVQPFGVA, from the coding sequence ATGACGACCGCTACCCTGGAACGGCCCCGCATCGACCCCCGCGTGACACGAACGCGAAAGCTCTTGCGCGAGGCGCTTGCGTCCCTGTTGGCCGACAAGAACTTCGAATCGATCAGCGTGCAAGATATCGCTGCCGAGGCGACGGTGAACCGGGCGACGTTCTACGCGCACTTTACCGATAAGTTCGACCTTCTCGATTCGATGATCCGTGACGACGTCGCCAAACATCTGGTTCAAAGAGATCCGTTGAGCGCTCCCGATGCCCGCGTGCTCCTGCTCGGTGTCGGCAAAAATGTATTCGCGTTCGTCGGCACGCACCGGCGGTGCAAGATCGACCGCGAGTTCGAACCGCAGATGCAGCGAAGCCTCGAAGCGCAATTGAGAGACTTTTTGTTAGCGAGATTCCCACACTGCGCGTCGATGGTGATCGCCTCCGCCTTGGTCGGCGCGGCCATGGACTGGCGGTACCAATCGCCGAACGAGCCGTTCGAACCGATCGTCGAGAACATGGTCGACATCCTCGTGGACGGTGTCGCGGAACGAATGCTGGAACCTGGACGCTCAAATGTGCAACCTTTTGGGGTCGCGTGA